Genomic window (Candidatus Binatia bacterium):
CGTCTATCGAACGGAGATCTGCACGAAGAAGTCGTCCGCCCGTGGCGCGAGACCGGGCAGCGCCGGATGGGGCGTGAGCGTCTCGCCGACCCGACAGCGGTGTTCGTCGGCAACCGTGATCACCACGACCTCACGCTGCTCTGGAAGGACGATCCACACGATCTGCACGCCGGCGCCGAGGTACCAGGCGGCCTTGTCGCGCAGCACCGCCTCATCCTCATCCTCCCCGGCGACTTCCACGGCGAGCACCGGCGGCACGCGACGGAACTTATGCTCGTACCGCCCGACCTCGGAGCGACGAAAGAGAGCCGCGTCCGCCCCGCGCGCCGCACCGCGCAAAATCATCCCAGCTTCGTTCGTCGACGCAACAAACTCCCGGTGCGCGCGCACCCACTGCACCAGCACGCTCACCACGTCGGCCACGGTATCTTGTTGCATGTCCCCGCACGGCGGCATGTAGAGCAGCCTCCCATTCACGTACTCCAACCGGCCTTCCACTTTCGGCCACGTCTCG
Coding sequences:
- a CDS encoding Uma2 family endonuclease; protein product: MTIAQRYEETIPVPRAIRFPVELIPPEGFDPERCETWPKVEGRLEYVNGRLLYMPPCGDMQQDTVADVVSVLVQWVRAHREFVASTNEAGMILRGAARGADAALFRRSEVGRYEHKFRRVPPVLAVEVAGEDEDEAVLRDKAAWYLGAGVQIVWIVLPEQREVVVITVADEHRCRVGETLTPHPALPGLAPRADDFFVQISVR